The following proteins are co-located in the Triticum aestivum cultivar Chinese Spring chromosome 1A, IWGSC CS RefSeq v2.1, whole genome shotgun sequence genome:
- the LOC123053329 gene encoding uncharacterized protein, giving the protein MEGGSTRKEENKISTAPDFAHIPHSSSSTAMVSQSQQPPSPPPPPPEPTSISSLTDDLLREIFLRLPDLPTLVRAAFTCRPFLCLVRCSPAFRRRFRELHAPPLLALFLTPYMDAVIPSASRSPDPDTTAAFADLLGDDDATEWGTDSQIPYYYDGYVAFVNRSTDQTASYSPLNIGAPAQALDIYPKTPREGIDAWLEFYTLPPDQEGQRPSRVVCVRHDRSSARARVAVFSSHALKWQIFPESRGLLLERDRRTIRKLVDGFVCWL; this is encoded by the coding sequence atggaaggagggagtaccagaaaagaagaaaataaaataagCACAGCACCAGACTTCGCACACATTCCCCATTCTTCGAGCTCCACAGCCATGGTCTCCCAGTCCCAAcagccaccctcgccgccgccgccgccgcccgagccgacCAGCATTAGCTCTTTGACCGACGACCTCCTCCGTGAGATCTTCCTCCGCCTACCGGACCTCCCGACCCTTGTCCGCGCGGCCTTCACCTGCCGCCCCTTCCTCTGCCTGGTCCGCTGCTCCCCGGCCTTCCGCCGCCGCTTCCGCGAGCTCCACGCGCCGCCTCTCCTCGCCCTCTTTCTCACACCCTACATGGACGCCGTCATCCCTTCCGCCAGCCGCAGCCCCGACCCGGACACCACTGCCGCCTTCGCCGATTTACTCGGAGACGACGACGCCACCGAGTGGGGGACAGATTCCCAAATTCCCTACTACTACGACGGGTACGTCGCCTTCGTCAACCGGAGCACCGATCAGACTGCCTCCTACAGCCCACTGAATATTGGAGCGCCGGCGCAGGCCCTGGATATCTACCCCAAGACGCCCCGCGAAGGCATCGACGCCTGGCTCGAGTTCTACACGCTCCCTCCGGACCAAGAGGGCCAGAGGCCATCCCGTGTGGTCTGTGTCCGTCACGATCGCTCATCGGCGCGCGCGCGTGTGGCCGTCTTCTCATCTCACGCCCTGAAGTGGCAGATCTTCCCAGAGTCCAGGGGGTTGCTGCTTGAGCGCGACAGGCGCACGATTCGTAAGCTTGTCGATGGGTTCGTCTGCTGGTTATAG